GCCGCCCATAATGTAAAAGGCAAGATATTTAATATGACCGAAAGTATCCTCAACATTATCCCCAAAAACGTAAAGAAAGATCATATTTCCGAGAAGATGAGATATATCGCCGTGCATAAACATGCTCGTTAAAATTGTCCAAACTCTCTCACCTCTCAATATCTCAGCGGGGATGGCGCCATAAACGTAAAAAGCTTTATACATCGAGTCTTGCCCCTGAAGGAAAAAATAGAAGAAAACGATTACATTCGCTGTTATCAGCGCGTAATTCACTAATGGTTTGCTCAACGGTCTGTTCTCATCTCGAATCGGAAACAATGTTTATTCACACCAGCTCAAAGCGGCTTTCTCTACATCCGCCTTCCTTTTATAGCCCATTAAGAAAGGAAAAGTGTCTTTTTAATGTTTATCATTAATAAACTACAACATTTTAAATGTATCCTTACTCTCTTGCATCAGCCTTTCGTAATGGATAATTGGATGGCAAATTGACGTATGTATGCTTACTTTGCATCAAATAGGAAATAGGAAAATTTGTTTATTAATAGAAAAAGTGGAGGAAAATAGACAGGGGTTGATGAGATTTTTTCTATTTAGAAACTGCCAGCATTATCTCAACATTTTTGAAATATTTCAGAAGATCTAACCCTCTCTCAGTAACTTCATAGATCCTTTTGTTTCCCATACGAATCTCTCTAATTAACCCTCTACCAACCATTGATTGGAGAATCTCCTTTAGCGGTATCCAAGAAAGGTTACATCTGTACATTATGTTCGTGGGCTTATTAACGCCTGAAGATATCACTTCGAGAACGTCGAGATACATTTCTAGCTTAGATCTTTTCCACATACCTATTACTACCCCTGTTACAACAACATGGTAAGGATTCTTATCTTAATTATGAAAACTAAAACCGTAAGAATTCTAAATATAAAAAATATGTATAGTCCAACAATTTCCATTTTTTTATGTTTGAAAGTGTAAAGCAAATATCGGGGAGAAAACCTTGATAATTAGTTAGGTAAAAGGGCGGCCGGAAATTGACATTCAAACGTGTGATTGAGGAATCATCTAGGAGTAAGCGCACAAACATAGTCGTTGCGATCGATCAAATTAATTATAATAGGCGGGATCTAATAAGAAAGAGCATAGAGATTCTATATAAGGTTCACAACCATATATGCGCCGTGAAGCTAAGCTATCACCTAGTACTTCCAGTGGGGCTGGATGGTGCTAAGAAGATAATAGATGCCGCACATGACCTAAACCTGCCAGTTATAATGGACTGCAAGATAAACGATATAGGATACACTAATCGCGTGCTTGCTGAAACATTTTTCGACGCAGGCTTCGACGCGGTAACAGCAAACCCCTTTGTCGGATGGGAAGATGGGCTTGAACCAGTCTTTGAGGCTGCCAGAAAAACTGGGTGCGGCGTCATTCTTCTGGTTTTCATGAGCCATAAATCTTCATTGGATGGATATGGACAAAATGTCTATGTCCCTGATGCTGGAAAATTGGAGCCCCAATATGTACTCTTCGCCAAAAGAGCACTAGAATGGGGTGCAGACGGTGCAGTAGTAGGCGCAACATTCCCGGAAAAAATTAGGGAAATAAGGTCTATTCTGAGAGATGAAGTTCCCATTTACTCCCCTGGCATAGGTTTTCAAGGTGGCGATGCTCAACTTGCCTTCTCCTCTGGCGCAAAATACATTATCGTAGGAAGGACTGTTACGCTAGCAGACAAGCCTGAAGAGATCTTATTATATCTGAAGAGCCAGTTGAATGCTAATTTAGTATAGCAAAAGTGGGCATAAACATTAATAGCGTGATAAAAAGGGGCTGTAAAAATCCGTTGATGGTATCTATTTAGTCCAGAGCTCTCGTCTCAAGAGATCACGGACTGCAGCCCTAATCGCTGCACTTCGACTTGGATACATGTTTTGTCTCACTAACTCATCGAGCCCCTCAAGATAGGCTTCCGGCAACAATACTGTGACAAGTCTCATCATCTCATCCTCTCGTTTCTGTTATCAATTAATTCATTTATATGAATTTTTAAGCATATAAGATGTTAGGGTTAAGTTTAAAAGGATTTAGTCTTAACCTATGAGAAATTCATCATCCTGCTTAATGAGGTAATAGATTAGTAGTAGAGGAAGAATGTATGGAAAATTTCGATCCTAAAGGGTTTGTTGAAAAGCAGATAGAGGAGATTCGCAGATTAATCGGTAAAGAGAAAGCCGTGATCGCTATATCTGGAGGTGTAGACAGCTCAACCTGCGCCGTCCTAACCCACATGGCAATAGGTGAGAATCTAATCTGCATAATGCTTGACGACGCCTTTATGAGGGAAGGTGAACCTGAGCAGGTTGCGGAAATACTTTCAAGACCTCCTTTAAGCCTTCCAGTCCGTATTGAAAGAGTACAGGAAAGGTTTCTGAAGGCGGTTGAGGGGCTGAAAGATGCTGAGGAAAAACGTAAAGCATTTCGCAGAACATTTTACGAAACTCTGGGCGAGATAGCAAAAAAGGAAGGAAGCAAATACTTAGTTCAAGGAACAATATTGGCGGACATCATCGAAACTGTTGGCGGAATAAAGACCCAACACAATGTTTTGGAGCAGATGGGGATAAGAACAGATGAGCTATATGGGTTCAAAGTGGTGGAGCCCCTAGCGACGCTCTTAAAATGGCAAGTTAGAGAAGTAGCAAGATATCTGAAAATTCCCTCTGAAATCTCTGAGAGACAACCATTTCCAGGTCCAGGATTATTAGTTAGAGTTGTCGGTCAAGTGAAAAGGGAGAAGCTTGCATCGCTTAAAAAAGCCACGTCAATAACCGAAAAGGAGATGGCCAAACATAAACCTGACCAATACTTCTCGGTTATAATGGATAATGTGGATGAAGTGGAATTTGGCGGAATCGGCGAGATAAAAAGATTAGCTTCCAAGTTTGTGGGCCTGCACCAAGACTTGTTAGAGGTTAGAATACTAGCCAACAAGGCAACTGGTTTGAAGGAGAAGGAACGCAGATACGGGAACATCGTCAAGTTAAAATGCATAAATAGGAAAGGTCGTCTACTTCGTCCCAAGATTAGAGATCTCATAGATCTCCAAAAAGCCATCATCGAAAAAAATGACTCGGTAACTCGTGTATTGTACACTGTTGCCGAAAAGGAGGGGCATCTACCTTACATAGTGGCTATAAGAGCTGTTGTCACAAGGGATTTCTTGAAGGCAGATGTGGCGGAAATTCCATGGTCAACATTAGAAACAATAGCTCATAGCATTCTGATGGAATGCGAAAATGTCTCAGAAGTTTGCTATGATGTAACGCCTAAGCCTCCGGCGACAATAGAAATGGAATAGTTGCGCCTCATAGTTTTTAAGTAACCAAACTCGTTTTCTATTGGAGTGATATGGCATGAGAGTGACAGTACAAAGAATTGAGTCAATAAGAGATCAAGGTGGAAACCTTGGAAAAAGAATTGAGCTTGTAGAAGAGAACGTTATGCCGACATTCGCGATCCGTCCGCCCAGCGAAGAAGCTCAGGTGGTTCAAGAGGTCTTTAGAGTTTTACAACAGCAACTACCAATGCTAGGAATGCAGGCAAAGTTCAGCAACCCAAAGATCATATTATTCCTGACAGAGGAGGAGTATGAGGAGCTCGGTGTACGTTTTGATGTAAACCAAGTCTATGATGTTATTTTGGAGGATGGTTCAATAAAGTTTAGGAAGGTAACGTGAAAACTAAGTTAACTGTCGCTAAAGATCAAGTGGAGGATACCGTTAAATGCGGGCCAGAGTTCACGTGTTTATTAGCGGGCGTGTTCAAGGAGTCTTCTTTAGGCATGAGATTAGGAAGAGGGCTACAAGCCTAAATTTGACAGGCTGGGTGCGTAACCTTCCAGACGGAAGGGTTGAAGCCATCTTCGAAGGAGAACGAGAAGCCGTCGAAGAGATTCTTGAGTTCTGCAGGAGAGGTCCTCCTGGCGCGCTTGTGAGGAATGTTGAAACACGGTGGGAGGAGCCAAAGTGTGAATTTAGCTCCTTTCAAATACGGTACTGAAATAAGCGGAGAAGATAGACCAAAATGAATATTAGGAATAATCTACTGTTAAATGCTTGGAAAGTAAGTTGTTAAGATTGCTCTAAAATATATACTGCTTGGAGCGGTTAGAATGAGTGAAGGGTGGATACAAACCTGCGAAAGAATACTGGATCAAATTAGAAGATTTTCAGAGAAGAAGGACAAGGATAGGCTGGATCTAGTCCAGTCTATGAGATTTGCCCTCTATGCTCTCCATAGGAGCCTGCTTGGATGGCTAAACTGGGTTAATAATCCAGATATAATGGCGTCGTTTAACAGGGAGGAACTGGAGGAGATGAACAAAAAGCTCACCGAATTTATAGAAGAATTCATAAAGTATGATATTCAAGTGACCGAGAGGGGCGCAGAAAAAAACT
This Candidatus Bathyarchaeota archaeon DNA region includes the following protein-coding sequences:
- a CDS encoding orotidine 5'-phosphate decarboxylase; translated protein: MTFKRVIEESSRSKRTNIVVAIDQINYNRRDLIRKSIEILYKVHNHICAVKLSYHLVLPVGLDGAKKIIDAAHDLNLPVIMDCKINDIGYTNRVLAETFFDAGFDAVTANPFVGWEDGLEPVFEAARKTGCGVILLVFMSHKSSLDGYGQNVYVPDAGKLEPQYVLFAKRALEWGADGAVVGATFPEKIREIRSILRDEVPIYSPGIGFQGGDAQLAFSSGAKYIIVGRTVTLADKPEEILLYLKSQLNANLV
- a CDS encoding ribbon-helix-helix domain-containing protein, yielding MRLVTVLLPEAYLEGLDELVRQNMYPSRSAAIRAAVRDLLRRELWTK
- a CDS encoding GMP synthase, whose translation is MENFDPKGFVEKQIEEIRRLIGKEKAVIAISGGVDSSTCAVLTHMAIGENLICIMLDDAFMREGEPEQVAEILSRPPLSLPVRIERVQERFLKAVEGLKDAEEKRKAFRRTFYETLGEIAKKEGSKYLVQGTILADIIETVGGIKTQHNVLEQMGIRTDELYGFKVVEPLATLLKWQVREVARYLKIPSEISERQPFPGPGLLVRVVGQVKREKLASLKKATSITEKEMAKHKPDQYFSVIMDNVDEVEFGGIGEIKRLASKFVGLHQDLLEVRILANKATGLKEKERRYGNIVKLKCINRKGRLLRPKIRDLIDLQKAIIEKNDSVTRVLYTVAEKEGHLPYIVAIRAVVTRDFLKADVAEIPWSTLETIAHSILMECENVSEVCYDVTPKPPATIEME
- a CDS encoding arcadin 1, which encodes MRVTVQRIESIRDQGGNLGKRIELVEENVMPTFAIRPPSEEAQVVQEVFRVLQQQLPMLGMQAKFSNPKIILFLTEEEYEELGVRFDVNQVYDVILEDGSIKFRKVT
- a CDS encoding acylphosphatase, with translation MRARVHVFISGRVQGVFFRHEIRKRATSLNLTGWVRNLPDGRVEAIFEGEREAVEEILEFCRRGPPGALVRNVETRWEEPKCEFSSFQIRY
- a CDS encoding DUF2153 domain-containing protein — translated: MSEGWIQTCERILDQIRRFSEKKDKDRLDLVQSMRFALYALHRSLLGWLNWVNNPDIMASFNREELEEMNKKLTEFIEEFIKYDIQVTERGAEKNLAMQKARQEDERIRRGPEDIFYI